A stretch of the Lactuca sativa cultivar Salinas chromosome 9, Lsat_Salinas_v11, whole genome shotgun sequence genome encodes the following:
- the LOC111901745 gene encoding uncharacterized protein LOC111901745: MAKRTNEPDVAEFISAIAAGNNAQLMVVACAEAAGSTTQGLIAASHQTGGRLICIVKGIEELHSSKQALSSDASQVEFVVGNAQTLLSTDYKSADLVVIDCNLENHEGILGAIQTEREKSTIVLGYNAFWKDSWVWSRLNSHLLPIGEGLLLMRIAGQSDNGGGKNGGHGGNKGRRPSHWVVKVDKCTGEEHVFRIRSPGGRVVRA, translated from the exons ATG GCTAAGAGAACTAATGAACCAGATGTAGCGGAGTTCATATCAGCGATTGCAGCCGGAAATAACGCTCAACTCATGGTGGTTGCATGTGCTGAGGCTGCCGGCTCCACCACCCAAGGCCTCATTGCTGCATCTCATCAAACTGGTGGCAGGCTGATCTGCATCGTGAAGGGAATCGAGGAGCTTCACTCTTCCAAGCAAGCTCTTAGCTCAGATGCGAGCCAAGTAGAATTTGTTGTAGGAAATGCTCAAACTCTCTTGTCAACTGACTACAAATCTGCCGATCTTGTGGTTATCGACTGCAATCTAGAGAATCATGAAGGGATTTTGGGAGCGATACAAACCGAGAGAGAAAAGAGTACGATTGTTTTGGGGTATAACGCTTTTTGGAAGGATTCCTGGGTTTGGAGCAGATTGAACAGTCACTTGTTGCCGATTGGAGAAGGGTTGTTATTGATGAGAATCGCCGGACAGTCTGACAATGGTGGTGGCAAGAACGGTGGCCACGGCGGCAACAAGGGCAGAAGGCCAAGTCATTGGGTGGTTAAAGTAGATAAATGCACGGGCGAAGAGCATGTTTTTCGGATTAGATCACCAGGTGGTAGAGTTGTTCGGGCTTGA